The proteins below are encoded in one region of Penicillium psychrofluorescens genome assembly, chromosome: 4:
- a CDS encoding uncharacterized protein (ID:PFLUO_006715-T1.cds;~source:funannotate) gives MFARPYVCSLCKRPTPLKLLTRPQTQRLHASPLLSLPRRKDFFSSNAHLKQKQSSQTGETPDELLAESQKQRRRGSRTPAAPTSLRRVAVEAQRSRDGSLSKAQLKEQGLHQAKTITAYAVAEQFNIRKVRDILREKGYEPDPLETGLYPQVVHVQIPADSIRRVGNPSTVDLSPEEVGDVFVFPSGTVVAWSLPEGFTSFLATRTLLPAAEGAHTESLETEDLEYVEDPKRDNSTIKGDTIILGTHAGHEGPGAPFAGQQSIDTVLTKVAFSSGLARSTKLAVLESLLANYFESTRAIPTLLSHGSRLPFTRDFILRKTGQLLSVRAQLNLYSELTDSLPDIFWDSRHELGLEGYYEQVGRALDVGIRIKLLNEKMDYAQEIASVLRERLSETHGLRLEWIIILLIAVEVGFEVLRLWKERVQEKEEMAQSRET, from the exons ATGTTTGCCCGGCCATATGTCTGTTCTTTGTGCAAGCGCCCGACGCCACTGAAGCTCCTGACCCGACCCCAGACGCAACGCTTACACGCCTCGCCGTTGTTGAGTCTCCCCCGGCGCAAagacttcttctcgtccaATGCCCACTTGAAACAAAAGCAGTCCAGTCAAACTGGGGAAACACCAGACGAACTGCTCGCAGAATCACAGAAACAACGCAGACGAGGCAGCCGAACACCCGCCGCGCCCACATCCTTGCGACGAGTAGCCGTGGAAGCACAACGGTCGAGGGATGGATCTCTCTCCAAAGCGCAGCTCAAAGAGCAGGGCTTACATCAGGCTAAG ACAATAACCGCCTATGCCGTAGCCGAACAATTCAACATTCGCAAAGTCCGAGACATTCTCCGTGAGAAGGGCTACGAGCCGGATCCGTTGGAAACAGGACTCTATCCGCAAGTCGTTCACGTTCAGATCCCTGCAGATTCAATACGACGCGTGGGGAATCCATCTACGGTCGATCTATCTCCAGAGGAAGTGGGCGATGTCTTTGTTTTCCCGTCTGGCACAGTCGTAGCATGGTCTCTCCCGGAGGGCTTTACCTCGTTCTTGGCTACGCGAACTCTTCTCCCGGCCGCCGAGGGCGCACACACGGAAAGCCTGGAGACAGAGGATCTGGAGTACGTCGAGGACCCCAAACGGGACAACAGTACCATCAAGGGAGACACGATCATCCTGGGCACCCATGCCGGGCATGAAGGACCGGGAGCACCATTCGCAGGGCAACAGTCCATCGACACCGTTCTGACCAAAGTAGCATTCTCATCCGGTTTAGCGAGAAGCACCAAGCTAGCCGTTCTCGAGAGTCTGTTGGCGAACTATTTCGAATCGACCCGGGCGATTCCCACACTGCTATCGCATGGCTCGCGCCTCCCCTTCACGCGGGACTTTATTCTCCGCAAGACCGGGCAGCTCCTTAGCGTGCGTGCGCAGCTGAATCTCTACTCCGAGCTGACGGACTCCCTTCCGGACATTTTCTGGGATAGTCGGCATGAACTCGGCCTGGAAGGCTACTACGAACAAGTCGGGCGGGCTCTGGATGTGGGGATCCGCATCAAACTCTTGAACGAGAAGATGGACTATGCACAGGAGATTGCGAGCGTGCTCCGTGAGCGACTCAGTGAGACACATGGGCTGCGGTTGGAGTGGATCATCATCCTGCTGAtcgcggtggaggtgggatTCGAAGTGCTGCGGTTATGGAAAGAGAGAGtccaggagaaggaagagatggCTCAGTCTCGGGAGACGTAG
- a CDS encoding uncharacterized protein (ID:PFLUO_006714-T1.cds;~source:funannotate): MDAPDTTTASQAGSNKSKQAPSTARSRSPTNTIPNELDRRHQGSDDDSNAGDDSQGDEEEEEEDSDEEDEEEPRLKYAYLTKHLKPVYRNGDATSSFLAAGDKMIVGTHNGNIHVLGLPLLRSLRVYHAHSASVTSISISPFPPPLPSLKSDVASKQPAEEHAPPTLPPTSAGSIRGHSKTGPIVGIPPTPSNSIYIATSSIDGNVCVSSLVDSKDVLLRNFGRPVQSVALSPDYKSDRTFISGGRAGELILTTGGRVGTSSNSTTMGGAAVTASSWLGSMGLGSNSGKDTILHSGEGAISTVKWSPSGKYVTWVNEEGIKIMRSNLHLESSQSEFAWKRISHIDRPNRPGWDEMASVWKARAEWIDTSALDSHDHLDATDTASRSETQSVMPSEKCEKLVVGWGGTVWVIDVYPDRASKSSKGERYGSAEVATILRTDCVVSGISLYTPRLLVVLAYTEADSDSTQETKKSTGSRHRRRALEPELRVIDIETKEELSADTLSVSRFEGLSSSDYHLSVLPPWKTPEGQVVQRGALGTLGYGLWDATMYSARLFSSGASIHSTTSSGDKGSGRIPPSFASRNLSSDESLPKEVQDVAGAPGAKIFIHSPYDCVVAVKRDLADRLSWLDSHGRYEEAWNLVDEHPEAAGTISDLSEVAAEAVQSQSSLGDFFADDRSSIMGTGRAKVSAAEQEKARLGERWVEQLVGEEKWSEAAQVCGKVLRSASRWEHWAWVFIKENKQDEITPYIPVDLHPLLPSIIYETLLMHYVSRDLQRFKELVETWPADLFDANTVTMAIEEQLNSGSVPVESGDWRILMDCIAKLFLAGGHYREALRCYIRLQDADAAMSLIRTHRLLDAVSDDIPAFIMIRVSKEQMKSAPISELEEATAESIKLLVSEAYTGIVRPETVVSQLQAADKRLFLYFYLRALWRGESLPHEAAKPRRGRGAHARDAASKLAADEGKALIDNFADTAVEIFVEKDQPLLMEFLQTSASYSFDTAISICERYHFTQGLIYLLSKMGQTKRALNLILSDLKDVSQAISFAKSQNDPDLWEDLLNYSMDKPAFIHGLLVEAGTAIDPIKLVRRIPSGLEIEGLTEGLTRLIREHDLQASISQGAARVMQSEVALGMDTLRKGQRRGIKFNIIDDSAHDEEQDPNGDAKRQDQHAGPKPSASKKPTGVLQQGRCGGCHAPFQPNEREILIGFACGHVFHLSHLHPETEESQQQQQQQELANQDISVPSQDESPSSTTVSRTVGPKVTTARLLRDKIGDGCRICALTRELEALDGESMV, encoded by the exons ATGGATGCGCCGGACACGACGACGGCGAGTCAAGCCGGTTCGAACAAGTCCAAACAAGCCCCCTCTACTGCACGAAGCAGGTCTCCGACGAACACGATCCCCAACGAGCTAGATCGACGTCATCAGGGGAGCGACGATGACTCCAACGCCGGTGATGATAGCCAGGgagacgaggaggaggaagaggaggactcagatgaggaggacgaggaggagcctAGACTCAAATATGCCTATCTCACCAAGCACCTGAAGCCGGTATACCGCAATGGGGATGCGACGAGCTCCTTCCTCGCCGCAGGAGATAAGATG ATCGTCGGCACCCATAACGGCAATATT CATGTGTTGGGACTACCTCTGCTACGGTCTCTCCGCGTCTACCATGCGCACTCGGCTAGTGTCACATCCATATCTATATCGCCGTTCCCGCCTCCTCTGCCGAGCCTCAAGTCCGATGTTGCCAGCAAACAACCTGCCGAGGAGCATGCCCCGCCGACCCTACCACCCACGAGTGCGGGAAGTATCCGTGGTCATTCAAAAACAGGACCCATTGTCGGCATTCCGCCGACCCCATCCAACTCAATTTATATTGCGACCTCTTCCATTGACGGGAACGTATGCGTCTCCTCGCTGGTGGACTCCAAGGATGTGCTGTTGCGAAATTTCGGTCGTCCGGTTCAATCAGTTGCTTTATCTCCCGATTACAAAAGCGACAGGACCTTTATTTCTGGTGGCCGAGCCGGTGAATTGATCTTAACCACAGGCGGTCGTGTCGGCACAAGCTCAAACTCGACAACAATGGGCGGTGCAGCTGTGACTGCGTCAAGCTGGCTGGGGTCCATGGGACTGGGCTCTAATAGCGGCAAAGACACGATTTTACACAGCGGCGAAGGTGCTATCAGCACTGTCAAGTGGTCCCCGTCTGGGAAATATGTTACCTGGGTGAACGAAGAAGGAATCAAGATTATGCGATCTAACTTGCATTTGGAATCTTCCCAATCAGAGTTTGCCTGGAAGCGAATCAGCCATATCGATCGGCCCAACCGCCCGGGCTGGGATGAGATGGCAAGTGTCTGGAAGGCGCGTGCGGAATGGATTGACACGTCTGCACTGGACAGCCACGACCATCTGGATGCTACCGACACTGCTTCTCGCAGTGAAACGCAGTCAGTCATGCCATCCGAAAAGTGTGAGAAATTGGTTGTTGGTTGGGGAGGCACCGTATGGGTGATTGATGTGTACCCTGACCGCGCAAGCAAGTCGTCCAAGGGCGAGAGATACGGATCTGCAGAGGTTGCCACGAT CTTACGAACGGATTGCGTGGTATCTGGTATCTCGCTGTACACGCCTCGCCTCCTTGTTGTTCTTGCATACACCGAAGCCGACAGCGATTCTACCCAAGAGACCAAGAAGAGCACCGGTTCACGTCATCGACGGAGAGCCCTAGAGCCTGAACTCCGAGTTATTGATATTGAAACAAAGGAAGAACTCAGTGCGGATACGCTGTCTGTCAGTCGCTTTGAGGGACTTTCTTCATCGGACTATCATCTGAGCGTCCTCCCTCCTTGGAAGACCCCTGAGGGTCAGGTAGTCCAGCGGGGCGCCCTTGGGACCCTTGGTTATGGCCTGTGGGATGCAACCATGTACTCTGCACGACTGTTCAGCTCTGGCGCCAGCATTCACAGCACCACCAGTAGTGGTGACAAGGGATCTGGGAGAATCCCACCGTCTTTTGCCTCTCGAAATCTCTCTAGCGATGAGAGTCTTCCCAAGGAAGTTCAAGATGTTGCGGGTGCGCCGGGCGCCAAGATTTTTATCCACTCCCCATACGACTGTGTCGTTGCTGTGAAGAGGGATTTGGCGGATCGGTTATCTTGGCTGGATTCTCATGGACGTTACGAAGAAGCATGGAATCTTGTTGATGAGCATCCTGAAGCTGCAGGTACCATCTCTGATCTCAGTGAAGTGGCAGCCGAAGCAGTCCAATCACAATCTAGCCTAGGTGACTTTTTTGCTGACGATCGATCATCAATCATGGGTACTGGTCGAGCGAAAGTAtctgcagcagagcaggAAAAGGCTCGGCTAGGGGAGCGCTGGGTTGAGCAACTTGTTGGCGAAGAGAAATGGAGCGAAGCTGCCCAAGTCTGTGGCAAAGTACTGCGCAGTGCCTCGCGATGGGAACATTGGGCATGGGTATTCATCAAGGAAAACAAACAGGATGAGATTACACCATACATCCCGGTTGACCTACATCCACTCCTTCCTTCCATTATCTACGAAACCCTTCTCATGCATTACGTTTCTCGAGACCTTCAACGGTTCAAAGAGTTGGTTGAGACCTGGCCTGCTGACTTGTTCGATGCAAACACCGTGACTATGGCTATCGAAGAACAACTGAACTCGGGATCAGTGCCTGTTGAATCCGGAGATTGGCGAATCCTTATGGATTGCATTGCCAAACTGTTCCTGGCTGGTGGTCACTATCGTGAAGCGTTGCGCTGCTATATTCGTCTACAAGATGCGGATGCAGCCATGTCTTTGATCCGGACCCACCGCTTGCTTGACGCTGTTTCTGACGACATTCCCGCTTTTATCATGATCCGCGTCTCCAAAGAGCAAATGAAGTCTGCTCCAATCTCTGAACTCGAAGAGGCAACCGCCGAGTCCATCAAACTGCTTGTCAGTGAAGCATACACGGGAATCGTGCGTCCCGAAACCGTGGTGTCGCAGCTGCAGGCTGCAGATAAACGCCTGTTCCTCTACTTCTATCTTCGCGCTTTATGGCGCGGCGAGTCGCTTCCACACGAGGCGGCCAAGCCACGACGGGGTCGTGGGGCCCACGCTCGAGATGCAGCCAGCAAACTGGCTGCAGATGAGGGCAAGGCATTGATCGACAATTTCGCCGACACAGCAGTTGAGATATTCGTCGAGAAGGACCAGCCCTTACTGATGGAGTTCCTACAAACAAGTGCCTCTTATTCTTTCGATACCGCCATTTCCATCTGCGAACGTTATCACTTCACCCAGGGACTGATCTACTTACTGTCCAAGATGGGCCAGACAAAGCGAGCGTTGAACCTGATCTTGTCGGATCTAAAAGACGTCTCACAGGCCATCTCATTTGCAAAGTCCCAAAATGACCCAGATCTTTGGGAAGATCTGCTCAACTACTCGATGGACAAGCCGGCATTTATTCACGGCCTACTCGTCGAAGCTGGAACAGCCATTGACCCGATCAAGCTTGTGCGCCGGATCCCAAGCGGCCTTGAAATTGAGGGCCTGACGGAGGGTCTCACTCGACTGATCCGTGAACACGATCTGCAGGCCAGCATCAGCCAAGGCGCTGCTCGGGTTATGCAGAGTGAGGTCGCTTTAGGGATGGATACCTTGCGGAAGGGGCAACGCCGAGGAATCAAGTTCAACATTATCGACGACAGCGCCCACGACGAAGAGCAAGATCCAAACGGGGATGCAAAGAGGCAGGATCAACACGCGGGGCCAAAACCCAGTGCATCAAAGAAACCGACTGGTGTCCTCCAACAAGGAAGATGTGGAGGCTGCCACGCCCCGTTCCAACCCAACG AACGGGAAATCCTCATTGGTTTTGCGTGTGGCCACGTCTTCCATCTATCCCACCTACATCCAGAGACAGAAgagtcgcagcagcagcaacaacagcaggAACTGGCCAACCAGGACATCTCCGTCCCTTCCCAAGACGaatccccatcatccaccaccgtATCACGTACCGTCGGCCCCAAAGTGACAACCGCACGACTTTTGCGCGACAAGATCGGCGACGGGTGTCGTATTTGTGCGCTGACTAGAGAGCTCGAGGCTCTGGACGGCGAGAGCATGGTGTGA
- a CDS encoding uncharacterized protein (ID:PFLUO_006711-T1.cds;~source:funannotate), producing MTVENLVQLAQNRRTIYQLGRDSPVPDSKIEELVNAAILNVPSSFNTQSTRIVVLLHAEHEKLWDITTEAFGGLVMSGAVPEEMFKNQTLPKLQGFKKAYGTVLFFEDPSHIKPFKEKFAAFANHFEPWADHSNAMHQYFMWTGLEALGFGANLQHYNPLIDSAVAKEWDLPTEWRLIAQMVFGSPEAAPGEKTQKPIEERVKVFGKQ from the exons ATGACGGTCGAAAACCTCGTCCAATTGGCACAGAACCGCCGCACCATCTACCAGCTGGGCCGGGACAGCCCCGTGCCCGACTccaagatcgaggagctggtcaacGCCGCCATCCTGAACGTCCCCAGCTCGTTCAACACCCAGTCCACCCGTATCGTCGTGCTGCTGCACGCCGAGCACGAGAAGCTGTGGGACATTACTACCGAGGCCTTTGGCGGTCTTGTCATGTCCGGCGCCGTGCCCGAGGAGATGTTCAAGAACCAGACTCTGCCCAAGCTGCAGGGTTTCAAGAAGGCCTACGGCACT gtcctcttcttcgaagACCCCTCCCACATCAAACCCTTCAAAGAGAAATTCGCCGCCTTCGCGAACCATTTCGAGCCGTGGGCCGACCACTCCAACGCCATGCACCAGTACTTCATGTGGACCGGCCTCGAGGCCCTGGGTTTCGGCGCAAACCTGCAGCACTACAACCCGCTGATCGACTCCGCTGTCGCGAAGGAGTGGGACCTGCCTACTGAGTGGCGCCTCATTGCGCAGATGGTCTTCGGTAGCCCTGAGGCTGCTCCGGGTGAGAAGACCCAGAAGCCCATTGAGGAGCGGGTTAAGGTGTTTGGCAAGCAGTAA
- a CDS encoding uncharacterized protein (ID:PFLUO_006712-T1.cds;~source:funannotate) — protein MAWSKPTLIFVHGAWHRPEYFTKTITALEQEGYHCIAPQLQMCGTPEPVSSLASTISQVQDIIVAEITNGNDVVMVNHSFGGIVGCSAVKGFTAKDSSKLGTAKGKVVGIIELCAFMVPSNTDLNELVASGPGGFRVHVSSDGWVIVDDDTIEVFYNDLPAEKAQHWQSRLVNQSAATFSDRDSIYAGWADVPVWYLHCTEDKAMNLLEQEAMVAGAKQAGASVTTKTLQHAGHSPFLSRVDETVEFIREACQNFA, from the coding sequence ATGGCTTGGTCCAAACCAACCCTCATTTTTGTGCACGGCGCATGGCATCGGCCCGAATATTTCACGAAGACCATCACAGCATTAGAGCAAGAAGGTTATCATTGCATTGCCCCTCAGCTTCAAATGTGCGGCACACCCGAGCCTGTCTCATCATTAGCCAGCACCATTAGCCAGGTCCAAGATATTATCGTGGCCGAGATCACCAACGGCAACGACGTGGTCATGGTCAACCACTCCTTTGGCGGCATCGTGGGCTGCAGCGCTGTGAAAGGATTCACCGCGAAGGACTCGTCTAAACTAGGCACGGCCAAGGGGAAAGTTGTGGGTATCATTGAACTCTGTGCTTTTATGGTCCCGTCGAATACAGACCTTAACGAGCTGGTTGCAAGCGGGCCCGGTGGGTTTCGCGTGCATGTCTCTTCAGATGGGTGGGTGATTGTTGACGACGACACCATCGAGGTATTCTACAACGACTTGCCAGCTGAGAAGGCCCAGCATTGGCAGAGCCGCCTTGTGAATCAATCAGCGGCGACCTTCAGTGATCGGGATAGTATATATGCTGGGTGGGCTGACGTCCCGGTTTGGTATCTTCACTGTACTGAGGATAAAGCAATGAAtcttctggagcaggaggcAATGGTTGCAGGCGCAAAGCAAGCTGGAGCTTCGGTTACGACAAAGACACTGCAGCACGCGGGACATAGCCCGTTCTTGAGCAGGGTGGATGAAACGGTGGAATTCATTCGTGAAGCTTGTCAGAATTTCGCTTAA
- a CDS encoding uncharacterized protein (ID:PFLUO_006713-T1.cds;~source:funannotate) gives MVRNIHVAVLDVDIPARILYEARGLCSAHFRNILQETAGQINESDLASDNPINISVTPYDIRGGHYPDFRKMRGHLDQIQWPETSPIDAILITGGAPGVYEMDKSPWMQTLAKFLRTIYDQYPKVRILGTCFGHQLISHVLVHDPKDSVRDVFVEICPLGREVGIYTVQLEDAFIRSFPEALGHLSQGQLRIQMFHGDRVMAVEKGQAVTLTDSPPVSLPAPWINVGSTPICPIQGLYHPGRVLSVQGHYELDAFGMQMMCLDSAPRMQWKQSKLALFLEQIGPDFEERQNDAKAFASAVVYFLAGVEF, from the coding sequence ATGGTTCGCAACATCCACGTCGCCGTTCTCGATGTCGACATCCCAGCTCGTATTCTCTACGAGGCCCGCGGGCTTTGCAGCGCGCACTTTCGCAACATCCTCCAAGAGACCGCGGGACAGATCAACGAAAGCGACTTAGCGAGCGACAATCCTATCAATATCAGCGTTACTCCATACGACATTCGAGGAGGCCACTATCCTGATTTTCGAAAAATGCGTGGCCATCTCGATCAGATCCAATGGCCCGAAACGTCTCCTATCGACGCCATCCTGATCACTGGAGGCGCACCAGGAGTGTATGAAATGGACAAGTCGCCTTGGATGCAAACCCTAGCGAAATTCCTCAGAACGATCTACGACCAATACCCAAAAGTTCGTATCCTGGGAACCTGTTTCGGCCACCAGCTGATCTCGCACGTCCTTGTTCACGATCCGAAGGACTCCGTGCGGGATGTATTTGTCGAGATATGCCCTCTCGGAAGAGAAGTCGGCATCTACACCGTGCAGCTTGAAGATGCATTCATTCGATCATTCCCAGAAGCACTGGGGCACCTTTCACAAGGCCAACTACGCATCCAAATGTTCCACGGTGACCGAGTGATGGCCGTGGAAAAAGGCCAGGCTGTGACTCTTACTGACTCGCCGCCAGTGTCTCTACCGGCACCCTGGATCAATGTGGGCAGCACACCAATCTGCCCTATTCAAGGACTGTATCATCCCGGCAGAGTACTGTCTGTGCAAGGACACTATGAACTCGACGCGTTTGGAATGCAAATGATGTGTTTGGATTCTGCACCGCGGATGCAGTGGAAGCAGTCGAAGCTGGCGCTGTTTTTGGAGCAAATTGGGCCTGATTTCGAAGAACGACAGAATGATGCGAAAGCGTTTGCGTCTGCGGTGGTTTACTTTCTGGCGGGGGTCGAATTCTGA
- a CDS encoding uncharacterized protein (ID:PFLUO_006709-T1.cds;~source:funannotate): protein MAGVFKNVFGSKPAAPAGPDDDFADFVEAPNPSPASLVADTTTVPAANTLAAGVPFTKWYRVWERVSPSDFQQEAMILPFILAILLVHFWGARKNRRRAKDWAQAHTLVLQKEFAVVGFDGIPRVSTEGGDSVEVELVNPEEVMQEKSAHEFTAYASGRQNVAFVDVTLKMPKRYNPVTYLVEYAASFFFETWEVPSERYEALLYAFDGKEKDLVPVAANDSSSLKVPPSAFDGFIWAVVHKSHMKKFRTDRYDASMTFTKDNPKLPPWVTVMTESAEISDILLSTELIKAIEEAGSDFEYLIVTDQPLDKPTKIEETVPRKRVQLSVNLASSVAGYASTLPLFTQFLRFGDRLVASAHFRGEVMRKIRNAREEEIKKLRRLEEEDKAEERKIAAEKIKKEERDRLLRGMTADEQRKFLDRESQKGQRKSMKKYSKRG from the exons ATGGCGGGCGTTTTCAAGAATGTCTTTGGCTCTAAGCCCGCGGCTCCTGCCGGGCCTGACGATG ACTTTGCCGACTTCGTGGAAGCTCCAAACCCATCGCCCGCCTCGCTCGTGGCCGACACGACCACCGTCCCCGCAGCCAATACCCTCGCAGCCGGTGTCCCGTTCACGAAATGGTACCGGGTCTGGGAGCGCGTGTCCCCAAGTGACTTCCAACAGGAAGCGATGATTTTGCCGTTCATCCTAGCCATCCTCCTCGTGCACTTCTGGGGCGCGCGCAAGAATCGCCGGCGGGCGAAGGATTGGGCCCAGGCCCATACCCTTGTCCTGCAGAAGGAGTTTGCGGTGGTTGGGTTCGACGGCATTCCCCGCGTGTCCACCGAGGGCGGCGATTCCGTAGAGGTGGAGCTGGTGAAcccggaggaggtgatgcAGGAGAAATCGGCGCACGAGTTCACTGCGTACGCGTCCGGCCGCCAGAACGTGGCTTTCGTCGATGTGACGCTCAAGATGCCCAAGCGGTACAACCCTGTCACTTACCTGGTGGAATACGCtgccagcttcttcttcgagacctGGGAGGTGCCCAGCGAACGGTACGAGGCTCTCTTGTATGCGTTTGAtggcaaggagaaagaccTGGTGCCCGTAGCCGCCAATGATTCCTCGTCGCTCAAGGTgccgccctcggccttcGATGGCTTCATCTGGGCTGTTGTCCACAAGAGCCACATGAAGAAGTTCCGCACCGACCGCTACGATGCCTCGATGACCTTCACCAAGGATAACCCCAAGCTCCCCCCGTGGGTCACCGTCATGACTGAGAGCGCTGAGATCAGCGATATCCTTCTCTCTACCGAActgatcaaggccattgaggaagCGGGTAGCGACTTCGAGTATCTGATTGTGACGGACCAGCCTCTGGACAAGCCTACCAA GATTGAGGAGACCGTCCCGAGGAAGCGCGTTCAGCTGTCCGTCAACCTCGCCTCATCTGTTGCCGGCTATGCCTCGACCTTGCCTCTGTTTACGCAGTTCCTGCGCTTTGGCGACCGACTGGTCGCCTCTGCCCACTTCCGCGGCGAGGTgatgcgcaagatccgcAACGCccgcgaggaagagatcaagaagctACGCCGCCTcgaagaggaggacaaggccgaggagcgcaagatcgccgcggagaagatcaaaaagGAGGAGCGGGATCGCCTGCTCCGGGGCATGACTGCGGACGAGCAACGCAAGTTCTTGGATCGCGAGAGCCAGAAGGGCCAGCGGAAGTCGATGAAGAAGTACTCCAAGAGAGGGTAG
- a CDS encoding uncharacterized protein (ID:PFLUO_006710-T1.cds;~source:funannotate) codes for MELLIFLTAVLFFTIFSAAASLPKTWSLSSLLPNDTGPATISQVPIGAVIDHCIVPGTVALTFDDGPYIYTPQILDTLSQRGARATFFLNGVHMGNIHEYTDVMRRTIAEGHQLASHTWSHPYLSTLDHAGIVSQMTQLEDAFASIVGIIPRYMRMPFLMFNPLALSVMAELGYHVIGASIDTKDYEHDDAGQIWLSFEKFKAELNAGGTIVLAHDVHYNTVNVLVENMLNEIEARGLIRKLHPLPLPGFGF; via the exons ATGGAGCTTCTTATTTTTTTGACCGCAGTCCTTTTCTTcacgatcttctccgctgccgcctccctccccaagACCTGGTCTCTCTCGTCCCTTCTACCAAATGACACTGGTCCTGCAACCATCTCTCAAGTGCCCATCGGCGCTGTGATCGATCACTGCATCGTGCCGGGCACAGTCGCCCTCACCTTCGATGACGGACCATACATCTACACGCCGCAAATCCTCGACACCCTCTCCCAACGCGGCGCCCGCGCGACCTTCTTCCTGAACGGCGTGCACATGGGCAATATCCATGAGTACACGGATGTGATGCGCCGCACAATAGCCGAGGGCCACCAACTCGCTTCGCACAC ATGGAGCCACCCCTACCTCTCCACCCTCGACCACGCAGGGATAGTATCACAGATGACGCAACTCGAAGACGCCTTCGCCAGTATTGTCGGCATCATCCCGCGCTACATGCGCATGCCCTTCCTGATGTTCAACCCCCTCGCGCTCTCcgtcatggccgagctgggGTATCACGTTATCGGAGCGAGTATCGATACCAAGGACTACGAGCACGACGATGCCGGCCAGATCTGGCTGAGTTTTGAGAAATTCAAGGCGGAGCTGAATGCGGGTGGCACGATTGTACTGGCTCATGATGTGCATTATAACACTGTTAATGTGCTGGTGGAGAACATGTTAAATGAGATTGAGGCCAGGGGGTTGATTCGTAAGTTGCAcccactcccactccccgGTTTTGGGTTTTga